A window of the Dioscorea cayenensis subsp. rotundata cultivar TDr96_F1 chromosome 14, TDr96_F1_v2_PseudoChromosome.rev07_lg8_w22 25.fasta, whole genome shotgun sequence genome harbors these coding sequences:
- the LOC120276444 gene encoding uncharacterized protein LOC120276444 produces the protein MWDATHKKKDGSYVNEEFRKKLEAAHDLQVSYTSSSANFEQNEINEMVFQKIYGAEHNGRVRGLGLGPTPSRYFSVISKFTSTSASTTDNNHKAELENVKLELAEMKDKYEKLSSDLADMKELFGGFMAERSLNDRMSKAPAEEVEDVASVD, from the exons ATGTGGGATGCAActcataaaaagaaagatggtaGCTATGTAAATGAAGAATTTAGAAAGAAATTG GAAGCAGCACATGATCTCCAAGTTAGTTACACAAGCTCAAGTGCAAATTTTGaacaaaatgaaatcaatgaaatggtATTTCAAAAGATTTATGGAGCTGAACATAATGGTAGGGTGCGTGGTTTGGGATTAGGCCCTACTCCAAGTAGGTATTTTAGTGTCATATCGAAATTCACTAGCACAAGTGCTTCAACTACTGACAACAATCATAAAGCGGAGTTGGAGAATGTTAAATTAGAATTGGCTGAGATGAAGGATAAATATGAGAAGCTAAGCTCAGATTTGGCTGATATGAAGGAGTTATTTGGAGGCTTTATGGCTGAACGAAGTTTAAATGATAGGATGTCTAAAGCACCCGCCGAGGAA GTTGAAGATGTTGCATCTGTTGACTGA